One genomic segment of Synechocystis sp. LKSZ1 includes these proteins:
- a CDS encoding serine/threonine-protein kinase: protein MASPWNVLPRPQQSRSHYRILGQIGQGQFGRVYCAVHRTTGKLYALKDLEHGVFPTNRFLRELSYLVTLRHPRIVACYALEYHRTGRYLVMEYCAGGTLRDLLEQEGDIPLGHKLQLIQDILSALDHAHRKNIIHCDIKPENILLVPTAEGWQAKITDFGIAQLAAVTGNPNFGKGYTGSPAYMAPERFYGKVSSVSDLYAVGVLFYELLAGERPFSGRPGELQTAHLNYRLQFPPNFPPLLVPIVAQALEKLPQKRFSSAQAMLEAVQSISRQVSQSSTGELSGFFNTVPITSPYPVQVTQSDPLAFPVRHLAVVNTKVYLALKNQLSCWRYPGEDLQGAYEPAWEVGLDTAIIGFQVNDRGLNVVGQALPLMAPGSSQRYCFYQFPETLALNRRSPQAQVCWSAERLLWSLDPQGQWLACIKSREPLPQSGKGYFQVWNLCQGKSLGTPHGTLLPSQLITLDHRHGLLVLLIKTGQRQSTLVQLFNRRGQVMSAFSLAFLLSALTFNPCSRNHLFGLDLREPTTAVLVRLQPLKVTRFALDFKPQFILPFAWGYLLADTQGQVLLLNHEGFRIGHFELGATLTALAPVGRLGCLAATWEGNQGSLQHIDLGQELDERIQALWDAR, encoded by the coding sequence ATGGCGTCTCCCTGGAATGTATTGCCTCGGCCCCAGCAGTCGCGTTCACACTATCGTATTTTGGGACAAATTGGCCAGGGACAGTTCGGACGCGTTTACTGCGCCGTGCATCGTACTACGGGGAAGCTCTACGCCCTCAAGGATCTAGAGCATGGCGTTTTTCCCACTAATCGCTTTCTACGGGAACTATCCTACTTGGTGACCCTGCGTCATCCACGTATTGTGGCCTGTTATGCGCTGGAGTACCACAGGACGGGTCGCTATCTGGTGATGGAATACTGTGCAGGGGGCACCCTCCGAGACCTTCTAGAACAGGAGGGAGATATTCCCCTCGGCCATAAACTGCAACTGATCCAGGATATTCTCTCCGCGCTAGACCATGCCCACCGTAAAAATATTATCCATTGTGATATTAAGCCAGAAAATATTCTCCTAGTCCCCACCGCTGAAGGTTGGCAGGCCAAGATTACCGACTTTGGCATTGCTCAACTGGCCGCCGTTACCGGTAATCCCAACTTTGGCAAGGGCTACACGGGCTCTCCGGCCTATATGGCCCCGGAACGTTTCTATGGCAAAGTTTCCTCGGTCTCCGATCTCTACGCCGTCGGGGTTCTCTTCTACGAGTTACTGGCGGGAGAGCGGCCCTTCTCTGGGCGGCCGGGAGAGCTACAAACAGCCCATTTGAATTATCGTCTTCAGTTTCCACCAAATTTCCCGCCTCTGCTGGTGCCCATTGTGGCCCAGGCCCTCGAAAAACTCCCCCAAAAGCGGTTTAGTAGTGCCCAGGCCATGCTAGAAGCGGTTCAGTCGATTTCTCGTCAAGTATCCCAGTCCTCAACGGGCGAGCTATCGGGTTTCTTCAACACCGTTCCTATCACCTCTCCCTACCCAGTCCAAGTTACCCAGAGTGATCCCTTGGCCTTTCCTGTCCGCCATCTGGCCGTTGTGAATACCAAGGTTTATCTGGCCCTTAAGAATCAACTGAGTTGTTGGCGGTATCCTGGAGAGGATTTACAAGGAGCCTATGAACCTGCTTGGGAAGTGGGCCTAGATACGGCCATCATTGGTTTCCAGGTCAATGACCGCGGTCTAAATGTTGTTGGCCAAGCCCTTCCTCTGATGGCCCCAGGCTCGAGTCAACGCTACTGTTTTTACCAATTTCCTGAAACCCTGGCGCTCAATCGTCGCTCTCCCCAGGCCCAGGTCTGCTGGTCGGCGGAACGTTTACTCTGGAGTCTAGACCCCCAGGGCCAATGGTTAGCTTGTATTAAAAGCCGAGAGCCTTTGCCCCAGTCGGGGAAGGGTTACTTTCAGGTCTGGAATCTCTGCCAGGGAAAGTCCCTCGGAACACCCCACGGAACGCTCCTCCCGTCCCAACTGATTACCCTAGACCATCGCCATGGCCTTTTGGTGCTGTTAATCAAAACTGGCCAACGACAGAGCACGCTTGTGCAATTGTTCAATCGGCGGGGCCAGGTGATGTCTGCCTTTTCCTTGGCGTTTCTCCTCAGCGCCTTGACCTTTAATCCCTGTTCCCGGAATCATCTATTCGGCCTAGACCTGAGGGAGCCCACAACGGCGGTATTGGTGCGATTGCAACCGCTGAAGGTGACTCGTTTTGCGCTGGATTTCAAACCCCAATTTATCCTGCCCTTTGCCTGGGGCTACCTCCTGGCGGATACCCAGGGCCAAGTGTTGTTACTCAACCACGAAGGCTTTCGGATTGGCCATTTTGAACTAGGAGCGACGCTCACCGCTCTGGCCCCCGTTGGTCGTCTGGGATGTCTCGCGGCTACCTGGGAAGGAAATCAAGGCAGTTTACAGCACATTGATCTCGGACAAGAGCTCGATGAACGTATCCAGGCCCTTTGGGACGCTCGCTAG
- a CDS encoding tetratricopeptide repeat protein, which yields MENSVNTPTSPASGQANLLDGLSVFGLLGGAVASIAIPANPAAGVIPVAAAVGLHLLNRRQLAEQMLQRQEAATAQVVQQINQHQAALTDYLQKFQQETKHQLDQQQQAQVSNHEALSQSLARQGEQLQSQLANLQVEAQQTAQSQAQQHQDLVGVVTELRQMVNCSHHLEAGPRAEAYYQRGLSHQKLGDRPEAIRDYSEAIRFNSELAGAYYQRGIIYAELGERKPAVEDLRQAAKLFFDQGDLENYDRARELGKEFYDLQEPFTGVLPTKTEQPTEAFAYVNGGNGNDDEAPMKPLLAVESDVTADNLFN from the coding sequence ATGGAAAATTCCGTCAATACCCCGACTTCCCCAGCCTCCGGTCAGGCAAACTTGCTGGATGGCCTATCCGTCTTTGGCCTCCTAGGGGGTGCCGTTGCTTCTATTGCCATTCCTGCTAATCCAGCCGCAGGGGTAATTCCCGTGGCGGCGGCCGTGGGACTCCATCTCTTAAATCGTCGGCAGTTAGCAGAGCAAATGCTCCAGCGCCAAGAGGCGGCAACGGCCCAGGTGGTTCAGCAGATTAACCAACACCAAGCGGCCCTAACGGATTATTTGCAAAAGTTTCAGCAGGAAACCAAGCATCAGCTCGACCAACAACAACAGGCCCAAGTCAGCAATCATGAGGCCCTGAGCCAATCCCTAGCCCGCCAAGGGGAACAACTCCAATCCCAGTTGGCGAATCTCCAAGTCGAAGCCCAGCAAACCGCCCAAAGCCAGGCCCAACAGCATCAAGACCTGGTCGGTGTGGTAACGGAACTCCGGCAAATGGTGAATTGCTCCCACCACCTAGAGGCTGGCCCCAGAGCGGAGGCCTACTACCAACGGGGCCTGAGCCATCAAAAATTGGGGGACCGTCCCGAAGCGATCCGTGACTACAGTGAGGCCATCCGCTTCAATAGTGAACTGGCTGGAGCCTACTACCAACGGGGCATTATCTACGCTGAATTGGGAGAGCGCAAACCGGCGGTGGAAGACCTACGTCAGGCGGCGAAACTCTTCTTTGATCAGGGAGATCTAGAAAACTACGACCGGGCGCGAGAATTGGGGAAAGAATTCTATGATCTGCAGGAACCCTTTACTGGCGTTCTCCCCACCAAGACCGAACAGCCTACCGAAGCCTTTGCCTACGTCAATGGCGGTAATGGCAACGACGACGAAGCCCCGATGAAACCCCTCTTAGCGGTGGAGAGTGACGTGACGGCGGACAACCTGTTTAACTAG
- a CDS encoding 2Fe-2S iron-sulfur cluster-binding protein: MSTKFSVTLVNEAKGLNQTIMVGEDEIILDIAEEAGIELPYSCCAGACFDCLGVLLEGTVEQTEKALSFLKPDELKSGYVLLCSATPTSNCKVLTHQSEEIFG, encoded by the coding sequence ATGAGTACAAAATTCTCGGTAACCCTGGTGAATGAAGCCAAGGGACTGAACCAGACCATCATGGTCGGCGAGGATGAGATTATTTTGGATATCGCCGAAGAAGCCGGGATTGAATTACCTTACTCCTGCTGTGCGGGGGCTTGTTTTGATTGCCTCGGTGTTCTACTGGAAGGAACTGTCGAACAGACGGAAAAGGCCCTCTCCTTCCTAAAGCCCGATGAGCTGAAGTCCGGCTATGTTCTCCTCTGCTCCGCGACCCCTACCTCTAATTGCAAGGTTTTAACCCACCAATCGGAGGAGATTTTTGGTTAG
- a CDS encoding allophycocyanin, with protein MFKQLTRLSIDADGRYASDAELQFLQDYLDSADQRLSAYEKIRDQEEQIIHRWEAVKHGLKQDTFHMGERDVTEICRRDMTNVFRCSVTAVLFNDLDRLREGLLIWYQTIVRAYNYTDYAKISYKVIQDVIQEFLTPEEANLVLPALKLDHTILSN; from the coding sequence ATGTTCAAACAACTCACTCGCCTCAGTATCGATGCCGACGGCCGCTACGCTAGCGATGCGGAATTGCAATTTTTACAGGATTACCTCGACTCCGCTGACCAGCGCCTGAGTGCTTACGAAAAAATCCGCGACCAAGAAGAGCAAATTATCCATCGTTGGGAAGCCGTCAAGCACGGCCTCAAGCAAGACACCTTCCACATGGGAGAACGGGATGTGACGGAAATCTGTCGCCGCGATATGACCAATGTCTTTCGCTGTTCGGTGACCGCCGTTTTGTTTAATGACCTGGATCGCCTGCGGGAAGGCCTACTGATTTGGTATCAAACCATTGTCCGGGCCTACAACTACACCGACTACGCCAAGATCAGCTACAAGGTAATTCAGGATGTGATCCAGGAATTTCTCACCCCCGAGGAAGCGAATCTGGTCTTACCGGCCCTGAAACTCGACCACACCATTTTGAGTAACTAG
- a CDS encoding 2Fe-2S iron-sulfur cluster-binding protein, which yields MAKIIKLDPINVEVAIQTNDNLLSGLLSKDLQVMKECGGRGMCATCHVYITQGMESLSPLNRREQRTLEVITTSNKFSRLACQARVLGEGVVVELPSGLYISAVDNIEDLIGRRAEDNILHPITGAVLVEAGKLITRSMISQLQDTQVEAKDFLAKTREA from the coding sequence GTGGCCAAAATTATTAAGCTGGACCCGATTAATGTTGAAGTCGCCATTCAAACGAACGATAATTTGCTATCGGGCCTGCTCAGTAAAGACCTGCAAGTCATGAAGGAGTGCGGTGGCCGGGGCATGTGCGCCACCTGTCATGTCTATATCACCCAGGGCATGGAAAGCCTTTCTCCTCTCAATCGTCGGGAACAGCGCACCCTAGAAGTGATTACGACCTCTAATAAATTTTCCCGCCTCGCCTGTCAGGCGAGGGTCTTGGGTGAAGGGGTCGTGGTGGAACTCCCCTCTGGTCTCTACATCAGCGCGGTTGACAACATCGAAGACTTAATTGGCCGCCGTGCGGAAGACAATATCCTCCATCCCATTACGGGGGCTGTGTTGGTAGAAGCCGGTAAGTTGATTACCCGCTCCATGATTAGCCAACTCCAAGACACTCAAGTGGAAGCCAAGGATTTTCTGGCTAAAACCCGAGAGGCCTAG
- a CDS encoding V4R domain-containing protein: MINVSNLIQSRPLKGNYFAPDVYLQGDNEFGLLENRSGARLLALPDTLLKGLFTALDAELGSGAGIALRSCGKTWGTAFYKRFADELAEYYEQPLAQMEMVQFLQCLKQCWKSHGWGVLDIDLKYYQQGFIVAEVSNSPFIATAPQGKRPMGFLEAGILSAFFSQLTGQNLHCEQTQCESLGADRNLLIIGLAERLKSVPAWLTEGHDHATIMELLCRQQN; encoded by the coding sequence ATGATTAACGTTAGTAATTTAATTCAATCCCGTCCCCTCAAGGGCAATTACTTTGCCCCCGATGTTTATCTCCAGGGGGACAATGAATTTGGCCTATTGGAAAACCGCAGTGGTGCCCGTCTGCTGGCCCTGCCCGATACCCTGCTCAAGGGCCTGTTTACGGCCCTGGACGCGGAACTCGGCAGTGGAGCAGGGATTGCCTTGCGGAGTTGTGGCAAAACCTGGGGAACAGCCTTCTACAAGCGCTTTGCTGACGAATTGGCGGAATACTACGAACAGCCTTTGGCCCAGATGGAAATGGTACAGTTTTTGCAATGCCTGAAGCAATGCTGGAAGTCCCACGGCTGGGGGGTACTCGATATTGATCTGAAATATTACCAGCAGGGTTTCATTGTGGCAGAGGTCAGCAATTCTCCTTTTATTGCCACGGCACCCCAGGGTAAACGGCCCATGGGCTTTCTAGAAGCGGGTATCTTGAGTGCCTTTTTTAGCCAGTTAACCGGCCAAAATTTGCATTGCGAACAAACCCAGTGTGAGTCCTTGGGGGCCGACCGGAATCTGTTGATCATCGGTTTGGCCGAACGGCTGAAATCCGTTCCTGCTTGGCTGACAGAGGGCCATGACCACGCTACCATCATGGAACTATTGTGCCGTCAGCAAAATTAA
- a CDS encoding phycobilisome protein translates to MQRDFERLFHRAEDHYLHALEVASFQKHLGLLQERLAAYRYLRDHELDIFQTLADRLEMAYPDTPTPTLEKALLHWISILRYSAMGMLLSNPEYLQYRLLEWLGDMVTAHDLHAIENTLAEALVQYLQEALPEAQFTLLRPFLAQAETTVLGQAQPQPEQLSMAGEQG, encoded by the coding sequence ATGCAAAGAGATTTTGAACGTTTATTTCACCGTGCTGAGGATCATTACCTCCATGCCCTGGAGGTCGCTTCCTTTCAAAAGCATTTGGGACTCTTGCAGGAACGCCTCGCCGCCTACCGTTACCTACGAGACCATGAACTCGACATTTTCCAGACCCTAGCAGATCGTCTGGAGATGGCCTACCCCGATACCCCAACCCCGACCTTAGAAAAGGCCCTGCTCCACTGGATTAGTATCCTCCGCTATAGTGCCATGGGTATGCTCCTCAGCAATCCCGAATATTTACAGTATCGACTACTGGAGTGGCTGGGGGATATGGTCACTGCCCATGATCTACATGCCATTGAAAATACCCTCGCTGAGGCCCTCGTCCAATACCTCCAGGAAGCCCTACCGGAAGCCCAATTCACCCTGCTCCGGCCCTTCTTGGCCCAGGCAGAGACCACGGTGCTAGGCCAGGCCCAACCCCAACCCGAGCAACTTAGTATGGCAGGAGAGCAAGGATGA
- a CDS encoding V4R domain-containing protein produces the protein MVLTSLNQTTSAAQSNAMLEHTLRKIHPQKHHHYQVEDFFCFQMATGSIVDWNNCRNVLTSEDFIIGLIDGLQEEVGNASSVVMYNIGKEWGHYDAEFFHQWFLTEFGYTSSLNELNLNYVLEGWWWPFTAQGWGNWAIDLSEQKNGFLFVDIFDSAVARTLGNVGKPVCHIYAGLLAGFFSRLVKKSLNCIEIQCYAMGETYCKFLIGKQDRIDAATFWLNEGANAKDIETKLNHGEYLK, from the coding sequence ATGGTTTTAACCTCCCTTAATCAAACGACATCTGCTGCTCAGTCTAACGCGATGCTTGAGCATACCTTAAGAAAAATTCATCCCCAAAAACATCATCACTACCAAGTGGAGGATTTTTTCTGTTTCCAGATGGCCACGGGGTCGATCGTTGATTGGAATAATTGTCGCAACGTACTCACCAGCGAAGATTTCATTATCGGCCTGATCGATGGATTACAAGAAGAAGTCGGCAATGCCTCTAGTGTGGTTATGTACAACATTGGTAAGGAATGGGGGCACTACGACGCAGAGTTTTTCCACCAATGGTTTCTGACAGAATTTGGCTACACCAGCTCCCTTAATGAATTAAACCTCAACTACGTCCTCGAAGGATGGTGGTGGCCATTTACAGCCCAAGGCTGGGGGAACTGGGCCATTGACCTCAGTGAGCAGAAAAATGGTTTTCTCTTCGTCGATATCTTCGATTCGGCCGTGGCACGCACCCTGGGGAATGTTGGCAAACCCGTGTGTCATATCTACGCTGGCCTGTTGGCGGGCTTCTTTAGCCGATTAGTGAAAAAATCCCTGAATTGCATTGAAATCCAGTGCTACGCCATGGGGGAAACCTACTGCAAATTCCTGATTGGCAAACAAGACCGTATTGATGCAGCCACCTTCTGGCTCAATGAGGGGGCCAACGCCAAGGATATTGAGACCAAACTCAACCACGGAGAGTATTTGAAATGA
- a CDS encoding EAL domain-containing protein: MLHRLVIDSPSFKQVIRLQNACYSIGRHPSNTIVIPSPQISRKQATLLKKIGAMGETSFHIIDGDLEGNRSRNGLWINGESYLEYELQHGDVIALTEEIKLFYQVLVTLPDEDTSPSQPQRYFLDTEPEGALRLPQEQWEVTFAKVNDLGDLPQETLKKLASIIEYSPYPMVETDYFGEITYANNAALQRFETLYDLKTEHPILKHLLPQATETKDYSIQVREIKIKDKFYEQHIHYLPESQFIRSYIFDITERKVVEQSLNYQAFYDPLTDLPNRFLFKQELGAAIRKREKERDFLAVIFLGFRDFQSLNDTLGHTIADEVLCFVTERLGAYIRVGDLLCRWQGDEFALLLTSCPDRGEVETVVERILGALKRPFLIANNPLYLQGHIGIACYPQDGDNAEALLMNANAALNDVKSLSGRRYAFYEASMTSHQFTRIQLEHALHQALEREEFLLYYQPQINVRTGQVSGVEALLRWQHPEQGLVSPAKFIPVLEESGLIIPLGEWVIRKACQHYLQWQCHLDPNFRISINLSPRQFQEPDLLPMVLRVLEEVNLDPQYLELEVTESVVMHNVAAAKITLDAFRAAGIHLSMDDFGTGYSSLAYLKSFPFNTLKIDQAFVRDLLHTPEDTAIIQAMLTLGQGFQLKIVAEGVESEAQARLLYQLGCEEMQGYWFSHVLSLAEMTDFLQAGPVARYGLGHESSP, encoded by the coding sequence ATGTTGCATCGCCTGGTTATCGATTCACCATCCTTCAAACAGGTTATTCGTCTACAAAATGCTTGCTATTCCATCGGCAGACACCCCAGTAATACCATCGTTATCCCCTCTCCCCAAATTTCCCGCAAACAAGCCACTCTCCTCAAAAAAATTGGGGCCATGGGAGAGACCTCCTTCCACATCATCGACGGAGACCTAGAGGGAAATCGAAGTCGTAATGGATTATGGATTAATGGGGAGTCTTATTTAGAGTATGAGCTTCAGCATGGGGATGTGATTGCCCTCACCGAAGAGATCAAACTGTTCTATCAGGTCTTGGTGACGCTCCCGGACGAGGATACCAGTCCCAGTCAACCCCAGCGCTATTTCTTGGATACCGAGCCTGAGGGGGCCCTGCGTTTGCCCCAGGAACAATGGGAAGTCACCTTTGCGAAGGTTAATGACCTAGGCGACCTACCCCAGGAAACCCTCAAAAAACTGGCCTCAATCATTGAATACAGTCCCTATCCCATGGTGGAAACGGATTATTTCGGTGAAATTACTTATGCCAACAACGCAGCACTCCAACGTTTTGAAACCCTCTACGACCTCAAGACCGAACACCCCATTCTCAAGCATCTTTTACCTCAGGCCACAGAAACCAAGGACTATTCGATTCAGGTTCGCGAAATTAAGATCAAAGACAAGTTCTACGAGCAACATATCCACTACTTGCCCGAAAGCCAGTTTATCCGCAGTTATATTTTCGACATCACTGAGCGCAAAGTGGTGGAGCAGTCCCTCAACTACCAGGCCTTTTACGATCCCCTAACGGACTTGCCCAATCGTTTTCTGTTTAAGCAAGAACTCGGCGCGGCAATCCGCAAACGAGAAAAAGAACGGGATTTTTTAGCGGTAATTTTTCTAGGCTTTCGGGATTTTCAATCTCTGAACGATACCCTCGGCCATACCATCGCCGACGAGGTGCTCTGTTTTGTGACAGAACGCCTGGGGGCCTATATCCGAGTGGGGGATCTCCTGTGTCGTTGGCAGGGGGATGAGTTTGCCTTGCTCTTAACCTCCTGTCCCGACCGAGGCGAGGTGGAAACCGTGGTGGAACGCATCCTGGGGGCCTTGAAACGTCCTTTCTTGATCGCCAATAACCCTCTCTATCTGCAAGGTCACATTGGCATCGCCTGCTATCCCCAGGATGGTGATAATGCCGAGGCCCTGTTGATGAACGCCAATGCCGCCCTCAATGATGTTAAAAGCCTCAGCGGTCGCCGCTACGCTTTCTATGAGGCCTCGATGACCTCCCATCAATTTACGCGGATTCAACTAGAGCACGCCCTGCACCAGGCCCTGGAGCGGGAAGAGTTTCTGCTCTATTACCAACCCCAGATTAATGTCCGTACGGGGCAAGTCTCCGGGGTGGAGGCCCTCTTGCGTTGGCAACACCCTGAGCAAGGTTTAGTCTCTCCGGCCAAATTCATTCCTGTTCTGGAGGAAAGTGGCCTAATTATTCCCCTAGGTGAATGGGTGATTCGCAAGGCCTGTCAGCATTATCTCCAGTGGCAATGTCATCTCGACCCCAATTTTCGCATTAGTATCAATCTCTCCCCTCGGCAGTTCCAGGAGCCCGATCTCTTGCCCATGGTTTTGCGAGTTCTCGAAGAGGTGAATCTAGATCCCCAGTACTTAGAATTGGAGGTAACGGAAAGTGTGGTGATGCACAACGTCGCAGCGGCCAAGATTACGCTGGATGCCTTTCGGGCGGCGGGGATTCACCTGTCTATGGACGACTTTGGCACGGGCTATTCTTCCCTGGCTTACCTTAAGAGTTTTCCCTTTAATACCCTCAAAATTGACCAGGCCTTTGTCCGGGATTTACTCCATACCCCCGAAGATACGGCCATTATTCAGGCCATGCTCACCCTCGGCCAGGGCTTCCAACTCAAGATCGTGGCCGAAGGAGTGGAAAGTGAGGCCCAGGCTCGTCTGCTTTACCAATTAGGTTGTGAGGAGATGCAGGGCTATTGGTTTAGCCACGTGCTATCCCTTGCCGAAATGACGGATTTTCTACAGGCTGGCCCGGTTGCCCGCTATGGCTTAGGCCACGAGTCTAGTCCGTAA
- a CDS encoding VWA domain-containing protein, translating into MTSHSMLENRDYTLMIDKSSSMATADSPGGKTRWELAQESTLALAQKCEEIDPDGITVYLFSGRFRRYDNVTADKISQIYRLNEPMGKTDLASALKDALDNYFQRKINNQTKANGETFLIITDGEPSDRKAVIRLILEASNAIDRDEELAISLIQVGRDKQATAFFQALDDQLQAAGAKFDIVDTITMEDMQGMSLGDVLLKAITD; encoded by the coding sequence ATGACCAGCCATTCAATGCTCGAAAACCGAGACTACACCCTCATGATCGACAAAAGCAGTAGCATGGCCACTGCCGATAGTCCGGGGGGAAAAACCCGTTGGGAATTGGCCCAGGAATCTACCCTGGCCCTGGCCCAAAAGTGTGAAGAAATTGACCCCGATGGCATCACGGTTTATCTTTTTTCCGGTCGCTTTCGACGCTACGACAATGTCACCGCAGATAAGATCAGCCAGATCTATCGCCTCAATGAACCCATGGGTAAAACTGACCTGGCTAGTGCTCTCAAGGATGCTCTAGACAACTACTTCCAGCGCAAGATTAATAACCAGACGAAGGCTAACGGCGAAACGTTTTTGATTATTACCGATGGGGAACCCAGCGACCGCAAAGCGGTCATTCGGTTGATCCTCGAGGCCAGTAATGCCATTGACCGAGATGAAGAGCTGGCCATTTCCCTAATTCAAGTAGGCCGCGATAAACAGGCCACGGCCTTTTTCCAGGCCCTGGATGACCAACTCCAGGCCGCTGGGGCCAAATTCGATATTGTAGACACGATCACCATGGAGGATATGCAGGGAATGAGTCTGGGGGATGTTCTGCTTAAGGCCATTACGGACTAG
- the proS gene encoding proline--tRNA ligase, with protein MRLTQMLLVTLRDDPADAEIPSHKLLLRAGYIRRIGSGIYAYLPLMWRVLQKVSQIVREEMNATGAQECLLPQLQPSELWRESGRWDTYTQAEGIMFALTDRQERELGLGPTHEEVITAIAKDMIRSYRQLPVNLYQIQTKFRDEIRPRFGLMRGREFIMKDAYSFHADEASLKQTYAAMDQAYRRILSRCGLAFRAVDADSGAIGGSGSQEFMVLADAGEDEVLYTEDGQYAANVEKAVSRPAEAVASPFPKLEKRATPNCNTIDSLARFLDCSPTCIVKNVLYTAVFDNGKTVLVLVSIRGDQAVNEVKLTNELTKLAANYQAKTILALTIPDEANLDKLTARLLPLGYLGPDLSDDYIDKIRLAWTENDLRNELINRTSKDFIKDLIENLSPASKGLWTWQEIKNYAEKYKNRYYDIFVELIRLEGSKPQSEFLRLVDQTAVDLKHFVTGANEPGQHLLGANWGQDFPQPTRIVDVRTAQVGDQAIHDPQQTLKTARGIEAGHIFQLGTKYSQALGATYTNEAGEEVPLVMGCYGIGVSRLAQSAVEQSYDKDGIIWPVAIAPYEVIVCIPNISDTEQVQAAETLYQELQTAGIEVLLDDRNERAGVKFKDADLLGIPYRIVTGKSLKEGRVEVVTRANKEAQLLPLAEVVATLKNWITAAKQA; from the coding sequence ATGCGACTCACTCAGATGCTCTTGGTCACGTTGCGGGATGACCCGGCGGATGCCGAAATTCCTAGCCATAAACTGCTGTTGCGGGCGGGCTACATTCGGCGCATCGGGAGTGGGATTTATGCTTATTTACCGCTGATGTGGCGGGTTTTGCAAAAGGTTTCCCAGATTGTCCGGGAAGAAATGAATGCTACGGGGGCCCAGGAATGTCTATTGCCCCAACTGCAACCCTCGGAACTCTGGCGGGAGTCGGGGCGCTGGGACACCTACACCCAAGCGGAGGGGATTATGTTTGCCCTCACTGACCGCCAAGAACGGGAACTGGGCCTGGGGCCGACCCATGAAGAAGTGATCACTGCCATTGCCAAGGATATGATCCGCTCCTATCGGCAACTCCCCGTCAACCTCTACCAGATTCAAACGAAATTTCGGGATGAAATTCGCCCGCGTTTTGGCTTGATGCGGGGCCGGGAATTCATTATGAAGGATGCTTACTCCTTCCATGCCGATGAAGCGAGCTTGAAACAAACCTACGCCGCTATGGATCAGGCCTATCGCCGCATTCTGAGCCGCTGTGGCCTTGCCTTCCGGGCCGTCGATGCCGACTCCGGGGCCATTGGCGGATCGGGTTCCCAGGAATTTATGGTGCTGGCCGATGCCGGCGAAGACGAAGTGCTCTATACCGAGGATGGGCAATACGCCGCCAACGTCGAAAAAGCGGTTTCCCGGCCCGCCGAGGCAGTGGCTTCTCCCTTTCCAAAACTGGAAAAACGCGCCACCCCTAACTGCAACACCATTGACAGTCTGGCCCGTTTTCTAGATTGTTCGCCCACTTGTATTGTCAAAAATGTCCTCTACACCGCTGTTTTTGATAATGGTAAAACGGTGCTGGTGCTAGTGAGTATCCGGGGTGATCAAGCGGTCAATGAGGTGAAACTCACCAACGAATTAACCAAATTAGCCGCCAACTACCAAGCAAAAACCATCCTGGCCCTGACGATTCCCGATGAAGCTAACCTGGATAAGTTGACTGCTCGACTTTTACCGCTGGGCTATCTGGGCCCAGATCTCAGCGATGACTATATTGATAAGATTCGTTTAGCATGGACAGAAAATGATTTACGAAATGAGTTAATTAACCGGACTAGCAAAGACTTTATTAAAGATCTGATTGAGAATCTGAGTCCTGCCAGCAAAGGACTATGGACATGGCAAGAGATTAAAAACTACGCTGAGAAGTACAAAAATCGTTACTATGACATATTCGTTGAGCTTATTCGATTGGAGGGAAGCAAACCACAGTCTGAATTTCTGCGCCTAGTAGATCAAACGGCTGTGGATCTCAAGCATTTTGTCACCGGGGCCAACGAACCCGGCCAGCATCTACTGGGGGCTAACTGGGGGCAAGACTTCCCGCAACCTACCCGGATTGTGGATGTGCGGACTGCTCAAGTTGGCGATCAGGCGATTCATGATCCCCAGCAGACCCTTAAAACCGCTAGAGGGATCGAAGCGGGCCATATTTTCCAATTAGGCACCAAATATTCCCAGGCCCTGGGGGCCACCTACACCAACGAAGCTGGGGAAGAAGTGCCCTTGGTGATGGGTTGCTATGGCATTGGCGTTTCCCGTCTGGCCCAGTCCGCCGTTGAACAAAGCTACGACAAAGATGGCATTATCTGGCCCGTGGCTATTGCCCCCTACGAAGTCATCGTGTGTATTCCTAATATCAGTGATACGGAGCAAGTCCAGGCCGCGGAAACCCTCTACCAAGAGTTACAGACGGCGGGTATTGAGGTGTTGTTGGACGACCGCAATGAACGGGCCGGAGTGAAATTTAAGGATGCGGATCTGTTGGGTATTCCCTACCGCATTGTGACCGGCAAATCCCTGAAGGAGGGCCGAGTAGAAGTGGTGACGCGGGCCAATAAAGAGGCCCAATTGTTACCCTTAGCGGAAGTCGTGGCGACTCTTAAAAATTGGATTACGGCCGCTAAACAAGCCTAG